Sequence from the Gloeocapsopsis dulcis genome:
CGTCGTCGGTAAATTTGCTACAGGCGGTATTCAACATCAGTTACTTGTTGGGTTTAATTACACTCGAATAGATCAAGAGAGCTTTGAACCTCCTGAATCAATTCTCAACTTAGCTCCCATAGATATTTTTAATCCTGTATATGGTCAGCCTTTGGGAACACCGTTAGCTGATCCTTTTCAAGGAGAATTCAGTTCCAATGCTTATGGTTTCTATATCCAAGACCAAATTTCCCTAGCAGATAATTTTAAAGTGCTTCTAGGGGGTCGATTTGATATTGCCAACCAGCAAGTTGTCAATAGCTTCCCAACCGATAGTTCTGCCCAACAAGAAGTTTTTAACCCCAGAGTTGGATTCGTCTATCAACCCATTCCGGCTATTTCTCTCTATGCCAGCTATGGGAAATCTTTTATACCGATAGCTAGTATATTTGGAGGTGATATACTCCCCTTACCAGAGCGGGGCACATTATACGAAGTTGGAGTCAAGGCAGATTTAAACGATAGAATTTCTGCAACGTTGGCGTTATACGATCAAACTCGTAGCAACATTTTAACTACAGATCCAAATGATCCGCTACGAACTATTCAAGTCGGAGAACAGAACAGCCAAGGCATTGAGTTCAACATTGCGGGTGAAATTCTACCAGGCTGGAATATTGTCGCTGGCTATGCCTACACTGATGCTCGTATTAGCGAAGACAGTGTGCCAGTAGGGAATCGCATCAATGGTGTCCCTGAAAACAGCTTTAATATATGGACGACTTACAGATTTCCAGAAGGTAATTTAAATGGATTGGGGTTTGGCTTAGGGCTATTTTACCAAGGCGAACGGCAAGGGGACTTGGCAAACACATTTCAACTCCCTAGCTACCTTCGCACGGATGCGGCTATCTTCTATGAACGCGATCAATTCCGGGCTGCGCTGAATTTTAGAAACCTGTTTAACGTTGAATATTATGAATCTGCTTTTAACATCAATCGTGTTTTCCCTGGTGCTCCCTTTGAGGTACAAGGAACTGTTTCTTGGGAGTTTTGATTCAACTCTAGCCTGAACCATTTTGGCAATCATGCTAAATCCAGCCTGATCCCAACCCTTGCCAATGTTTTGGAAAGGGATTTAGAAAACTATTCTTTCAATGATCAAGAGAATTGGTAGTGCTATTATATTGTTCCTATTGCCAGCAGTGTAATAGATATAGAGAATCTATTTCCTGAATACTTAAAAGATAAAATTGAGGGAATAGAAGTATTAGGTTCTCAATTTGAACCTAACTTAGAGAGAATATTGATGCTTAAGCCAGACTTAATTCTGGCTTGGGAAAATGTTCAAGCGACTTATCCACTTTTAGCTAAAATTAGCCCTACCGTAATTGTCCCTTGGCACGGTTCATCTGGTTGGCGAGAACAGTTTGAATTTGTCGCTAAAGCATTAGGAAAGGAAGAAGAAGCGCAGCAAGCTTGGAAGCACTATCATCAACGAATAGATGAACTGAAAGTAGCTCTAGGCAGTCGATATCAAGATAAAGAAATATCTGTTGTTGCTCCCTCTCTTCCTTGGGGATACTTTATTCAAGCGAAAAATTCCTTTATTGGTTCCATTCTCAGCGATCTGGGATTGCAGCGTCCAAAGTTGCAAGATGTCAATACATCAAGGGGCGACATCGCTTTTAGATCTGAGGAAAGCTTGGAGATGATAGACGGTGATATTGTGTTTGTTTTGGCTCATAAAGATGAGGGAAAAGAAGCTTTCAAGCAAGTTCTACAAAAGCCTTTAGGAAAAAGGCTTAAAGCAGTTCAGCAGGGACATGTATATTTTGTAGATTCCCCTTTGACTTGGAATGGCTCAAACTTGCTGGCGGCTGATGCCGTGATTGATGACTTGTATAAATATTTAGTTAACGCACCATAAACCAATGAATGCCCAAGCGCACCTTATTCATCTGCAAATCCTGCGATCATTACTCCCAAGAACGACTCGAACATCAACCTATTGAGGAAATGTGCAGTGGTAAAGGGGTGGACAGGGAAGCGATATAACCCCGCTATTAGAGCAATCTTTCATCCAACCAAGCTTGCAAATCAGCCACACTCGTAAAATCTAACAATGCTTCACTCAATTCCAACGCTGACAACGGCAAATCTAACACCGAAGCACGCACATCTTATGGCAATTCACCAAACCGTTCGCGATAGCGTGCAAGTTGTTCTTCAGGTGTTAAATAGCGTTTTCCCCGTTCGTCGTACCAATACAGCACCTCCCGCTGTACATCTCCAGAGGTGTAGCGCGATCGCCCAATACCCAATGCCACCTCCAGCACAAAACTAGGCACAACACCCTCTTCTTCCCACACAACATAGCTTTTGCGTGATTGACCACCTTTTCGACGTGCTACACCCAAACTGAGAAACCCATCCGGCACCACTGGCACCAATGGATTTATGCCAGTCGTATGGTAAATGCCCATGTCCACCCCAAAAAACCAATCATTGCGCTCTGCCCAGATAAACTCCAGCAGAAACAAAAGGAGGTTCGGAATAAAATTCTGATCTTCGTTATCCACAGGTGTGTCATCAGAACAGGGAAGTTCATCGCTGCTCGGTAGGTAAAGCCATCGCTCGGATACCATCGCCAACGCACCATCGAGAGAATCAATGCCTTTATTGTAGGAGAATGCCATCATGTCCAGCAAATCGCTAGAAATCAACGACGCTTCTGGAAATTTATAATCCCATCTCTATGACTACTTGCTCTCTGTTTCCC
This genomic interval carries:
- a CDS encoding TonB-dependent siderophore receptor — encoded protein: MSNNWQLRSIFEAGWLEQDRVIVFPRGLQADNRTLQRGLNRNPTDARNINLDNYVVGKFATGGIQHQLLVGFNYTRIDQESFEPPESILNLAPIDIFNPVYGQPLGTPLADPFQGEFSSNAYGFYIQDQISLADNFKVLLGGRFDIANQQVVNSFPTDSSAQQEVFNPRVGFVYQPIPAISLYASYGKSFIPIASIFGGDILPLPERGTLYEVGVKADLNDRISATLALYDQTRSNILTTDPNDPLRTIQVGEQNSQGIEFNIAGEILPGWNIVAGYAYTDARISEDSVPVGNRINGVPENSFNIWTTYRFPEGNLNGLGFGLGLFYQGERQGDLANTFQLPSYLRTDAAIFYERDQFRAALNFRNLFNVEYYESAFNINRVFPGAPFEVQGTVSWEF
- a CDS encoding iron-siderophore ABC transporter substrate-binding protein, with product MLKPDLILAWENVQATYPLLAKISPTVIVPWHGSSGWREQFEFVAKALGKEEEAQQAWKHYHQRIDELKVALGSRYQDKEISVVAPSLPWGYFIQAKNSFIGSILSDLGLQRPKLQDVNTSRGDIAFRSEESLEMIDGDIVFVLAHKDEGKEAFKQVLQKPLGKRLKAVQQGHVYFVDSPLTWNGSNLLAADAVIDDLYKYLVNAP
- a CDS encoding DUF4351 domain-containing protein yields the protein MRASVLDLPLSALELSEALLDFTSVADLQAWLDERLL
- a CDS encoding Uma2 family endonuclease, which gives rise to MISSDLLDMMAFSYNKGIDSLDGALAMVSERWLYLPSSDELPCSDDTPVDNEDQNFIPNLLLFLLEFIWAERNDWFFGVDMGIYHTTGINPLVPVVPDGFLSLGVARRKGGQSRKSYVVWEEEGVVPSFVLEVALGIGRSRYTSGDVQREVLYWYDERGKRYLTPEEQLARYRERFGELP